The nucleotide window ATTGTGCTCATCGTTACGTTTTGCCACTCTATTTAATAGCCACAACACTATGCCACCAGAGCCAAATAGACACACAAAGATAGTAATTATTAATGTGATTCTATCCATTATCGCCTCCCAGCTCTAATGCTTCTTCATAGGAGTACGATAAGCCATCACGCTCTAAAAGAACGTTTTGTGTAGAGCCTACTAATTCGATATAGCGTTTAACAATTACATCACAATATTTTTCATCTAGTTCTATGGTGTGGCAAATCCTCTCTGATTGTTCACAAGCAACTAAGGTGCTGCCACTTCCACCAAAAGGATCTAAAACAATCGTATTGCTAATTGAAGAATTTAAAATTGGGTAGGCAATTAGTGCTACCGGTTTCGTAGTTGGATGATCGGCATTCTTTTTAGGTTTATCAAATTCCCAGATTGTAGATTCTTTTCGTCCAGTGTACCATTTGTGCCTTCCTTTCTTTTTCCAACCAAACAACACAGGTTCATGCTGCCACTGATAAGGAGAGCGACCTAAAACTAAGGATTGTTTTTTCCAGATGCATGTTCCTGATAAATGAAAGCCAGCTTCATTAAAAGCTTTTCTAAAATTAAGACCTTCAGTATCAGCATGGAAAACATAAATTGAAGCATCATCGGTCATCGCTTTTTCAATGTTGATAAAGCTTGATATAAGGAAGTCATAAAATACACTATCAGAGAGGTTATCGTTTTTAATCTTTCCAGCTTGAGCTTGGTAATTAACATTATAGGGTGGGTCAGTAACAACTAAGTTTGCTTTTACATTTCCCATAAGAAGATCAAAGGTATCTTCTTTAGTGCTATCGCCACACACTAACTTGTGTCGGCCAAGCTTCCAGATATCATTTACTTTGGTAATGGGAGGGTTCTGTAATTCAGCTTCAATATCAAACTCATCATCTTTGATGCCCTCTTTAAGTGTGTCTTTAAATAAATCATCGATCTCTTCGACATCAAAACCAGTAAGGAAGATATCAAAATCTTCTGCTTGTAGATCGGTTATTAGTAAAGCTAGTTTATCTTTGTCCCAGTCACCTGAGATTTTGTTTAGAGCAATATTTAGA belongs to Bacteroidia bacterium and includes:
- a CDS encoding site-specific DNA-methyltransferase; the encoded protein is MVIEKKRISDLLPASYNPRKDLKAGDAEYEKLRRSIEQFGYVEPIIWNKHTSNVVGGHQRLKVLKESGIEELDCVIVDLPEEKEKALNIALNKISGDWDKDKLALLITDLQAEDFDIFLTGFDVEEIDDLFKDTLKEGIKDDEFDIEAELQNPPITKVNDIWKLGRHKLVCGDSTKEDTFDLLMGNVKANLVVTDPPYNVNYQAQAGKIKNDNLSDSVFYDFLISSFINIEKAMTDDASIYVFHADTEGLNFRKAFNEAGFHLSGTCIWKKQSLVLGRSPYQWQHEPVLFGWKKKGRHKWYTGRKESTIWEFDKPKKNADHPTTKPVALIAYPILNSSISNTIVLDPFGGSGSTLVACEQSERICHTIELDEKYCDVIVKRYIELVGSTQNVLLERDGLSYSYEEALELGGDNG